A portion of the Acanthopagrus latus isolate v.2019 chromosome 21, fAcaLat1.1, whole genome shotgun sequence genome contains these proteins:
- the LOC119011204 gene encoding LOW QUALITY PROTEIN: GTPase IMAP family member 8-like (The sequence of the model RefSeq protein was modified relative to this genomic sequence to represent the inferred CDS: inserted 1 base in 1 codon): MLLKGVTLRHARLQLHTCAALYDTNMADEEAAEHELTRYNNGEIRIVLVGKTGAGKSSAGNTILGKQMFKSHFSPQSLTEHCDKACGEVDGQQVAVIDTPGLFDTCEDEEKTKQDIVQSISYASPGPHIFLIVIQLGRFTEEEKKTVQMIQTIFGDEADKYSMVLFTHGDLLKEEPIEELLKENKDLQELVSRCNSQYHVFNNELEDRSQVRELLNKIRNITEKNGGSHYTTDMFQEAEKYNDEEVRIVLVGKTGAGKSASGNTILGGEYFKSKFSFKSLTEKCSKVFGEVDGHNVAVIDSPGLFDTKTDEDTTKQHIVRSISYASPGPHIFLIVVKLERHTKENKKTVQKIQTIFGDEADKYSMVLFTHGDLLKGKPIEEFLKESEDLQELVSRCNGQYHVFNNELEDRSQARELLNKIRNITEKNGGSHYTTDMFKEAEKKNNEEIRIVLVGKTGAGKSSSGNTILGIKKFKSKFSSISLTEKCEKVCGEVDXTGLFDTRIDEEKTKRDIAQSISYASPGPHIFLIFIKLGRFTEEEKKTVQKIQTIFGDEADKHSMVLFTHGDLLKGKPIEEFLKENKDLQELVSRCNGQYHVFNNELEDRSQARELLNKIRNITEKNGGSHYTTDMFQEAEKKIEEEKQKILKENEEKRRKEQEKLKKEIEKKYDEEMRKMNADMEEQEKQLRQAAERESEEKCRKLQKKHDDEARREAEQNAAIAITAGLLAWLIPTAVVAASLCCIS; this comes from the exons ATGTTG CTGAAAGGTGTGACACTGAGACACGCACGTCTTCAGCTGCACACCTGCGCTGCCCTGTACGACACTAACATGGCCGATGAAGAAGCAGCCGAACACG AACTGACCAGATACAATAATGGGGAGATCAGGATTGTGCTGGTGGGAAAGACCGGAGCTGGGAAGAGCTCTGCAGGAAACACCATTCTGggaaaacagatgtttaaatcACATTTCTCCCCTCAGTCTTTGACTGAACACTGTGATAAAGCCTGTGGTGAGGTAGATGGACAACAGGTTGCTGTTATCGACACTCCAGGTCTGTTTGACAcctgtgaagatgaagagaaaaccAAACAAGATATTGTCCAGAGCATTTCTTATGCTTCTCCTGGACCTCACATCTTCCTGATCGTCATCCAACTGGGCAGAttcacagaggaagagaagaagacggTGCAGATGATTCAGACAATCTTTGGAGATGAAGCAGACAAATACAGCATGGTTCTGTTCACCCATGGTGACCTGCTCAAAGAGGAACCAATTGAGGAGCtcttaaaggaaaataaagaccTGCAGGAACTCGTGTCCAGATGTAACAGTCAGTACCACGTCTTCAATAACGAGCTGGAGGATCGTTCTCAGGTCAGAGAGCTGCTGAACAAGATCAGAAACATAACAGAGAAGAACGGAGGAAGCCACTACACCACTGACATGTTccaggaggcagagaag TACAACGATGAGGAGGTCAGGATTGTGCTGGTGGGGAAGACTGGAGCTGGGAAAAGTGCCTCAGGAAACACTATTCTGGGAGGCGAATACTTCAAatcaaagttctcctttaagtcTTTGACTGAAAAATGCTCTAAGGTCTTTGGTGAGGTGGACGGACACAATGTTGCTGTTATTGACTCTCCAGGTCTGTTTGACACCAAGACAGATGAAGATACAACCAAACAACATATTGTCCGGAGCATTTCTTATGCTTCTCCTGGACCTCACATCTTCCTGATTGTCGTCAAActggagagacacacaaaggaaaacaagaagaCGGTGCAGAAGATTCAGACAATCTTTGGAGATGAAGCAGACAAATACAGCATGGTTCTGTTCACCCATGGTGACCTGCTCAAAGGAAAACCCATTGAGGAGTTCTTAAAGGAAAGTGAAGACCTGCAGGAACTCGTGTCCAGATGTAACGGTCAGTACCACGTCTTCAATAACGAGCTGGAGGATCGTTCTCAGGCCAGAGAGCTGCTGAACAAGATCAGAAACATAACAGAGAAGAACGGAGGAAGCCACTACACCACTGACATGTTcaaggaggcagagaagaag AACAATGAGGAGATCAGGATTGTGCTGGTTGGGAAGACTGGAGCTGGGAAGAGCTCCTCAGGAAACACTATTCTGGGTATAAAGAAGTTTAAATCAAagttctcctccatctctttgactgaaaaatgtgaaaaggtcTGTGGTGAGGTGG AAACAGGTTTGTTTGATACCAGGATAGATGAAGAGAAAACCAAACGAGATATTGCCCAGAGCATTTCTTATGCTTCTCCTGGACCTCACATCTTCCTGATCTTCATCAAACTGGGCAGAttcacagaggaagagaagaagacggTGCAGAAGATTCAGACAATCTTTGGAGAtgaagcagacaaacacagcatgGTTCTCTTCACCCATGGTGACCTGCTCAAAGGAAAACCCATTGAGGAGTtcttaaaggaaaataaagaccTGCAGGAACTCGTGTCCAGATGTAACGGTCAGTACCACGTCTTCAATAATGAGCTGGAGGATCGTTCTCAGGCCAGAGAGCTGCTGAACAAGATCAGAAACATAACAGAGAAGAACGGAGGAAGCCACTACACCACTGACATGTTccaggaggcagagaagaagattgaagaggagaaacaaaaaatccTGAAAGAGAATGAAGAGAAAAGGCGCAAAGAGcaggagaagctgaagaaggaaATAGAGAAGAAGTATGATGAAGAAATGAGGAAGATGAACGCTGacatggaggagcaggagaaacaaCTGAGACAAGCTGCTGAAAGAGAATCAGAGGAGAAATgtagaaaactacaaaaaaagcATGACGACGAAGCTCGACGTGAGGCAGAGCAAAATGCTGCAATAGCCATAACAGCAGGGCTGCTGGCATGGTTAATTCCTACAGCTGTTGTAGCAGCGAGTCTTTGCTGTATTTCATAA